A section of the Nodosilinea sp. FACHB-141 genome encodes:
- a CDS encoding serine/threonine-protein kinase, protein MASSSVLTINGRYVLSENPYSGGMADIYQAADIKDNFKRVAVKLFKHGEIKEEILAESFKRETDSLRELKHPNIIELLDSGMDSEVGHYFLVMPWMESNLLSLLEKEPIEGWDTYWTVIGQPILEALALAHERGYIHRDVKPSNILLDSNSQIKLADFGISKIKKYFTPLVTLADFTSRPYTPLDRNYEEYTSYTYAHDVFSFGVVTLRCLTSTHLADYPDIQRALEELDVHPKIKDIIEQSVSSDPATRARNAEVLLAQIEAIQGQRKIAFSGKKETCYIRATDKAMERLVATLKRPEQEVRKILIEDLNEACSVSPYRNRNAANEKEEFPENHYQLFGASYSYHVVAENECLSILNAKYLPSSTLEGLRERCWSPNYLYSFKKPVDISNAKRIVQELKIDTAEFEAEKQQSQAEQEKERCFRTWSDILKAKEDWEKDQGSPIPYTGFENDGSRIRFELDGLPDQDIIGQPREVVRENGSSILSGEVELASDEELVLYIQRGDPDQLPRKGILRFDSQAARIAINRQKSALDAIRFDRAVRPNLRELFVKPAEVSIPQLVEFTDCFQALNPSQEEAVQSALGAEDFLIVEGPPGTGKTRFITEVILQTLRNNPQARILLSSQTHVALDNALERIQAQGPTLKLVRIGKDEKVADSMKPLRIEEKMAHWRQEVSQNSQAFLQDWASERKISPSDIQIATQLQELKIVTLKLETLRTDVENRQRELDELAPVDPRDGKRKRKTNLPNSSEEQISSIEEEISDLKGKSKILRGQKETISEELQNISGQNSKKFQKLSSKELDSRLGQLIDLKNPEAQLLQKLLVIQADWLDRFGRTHEFNTSLLKRAHVVAGTCIGMPRDVQDIEFDLCIVDEASKATATEVLVPISRSHRSILVGDSKQLPPFQDEVSGDAKFLSKYGLKSEDIQETLFDFLFERLPEGCTKSLSIQHRMVKPIGDLISHCFYEDLLQSNGPVLDTNLSKVLPRPVTWLTTAALKERNEQREIPSFKNACEVSIIFNLLKELNKIGEQAERSYEVAILTGYTAQRKLINRRLYQEVNKLNFLSIECNTVDAFQGREADIAIFSLTRSNHRNELGFLNKKERLNVALSRGKLGLIIVGDHYFCRSKPTSPLNKIIDHIENNPESCCLVEAKV, encoded by the coding sequence ATGGCAAGCTCATCTGTCCTAACCATCAATGGCCGTTATGTTCTGTCTGAGAATCCTTACTCAGGCGGCATGGCCGATATTTATCAAGCAGCCGATATCAAAGATAATTTCAAGCGTGTAGCTGTCAAACTTTTTAAGCATGGCGAAATTAAGGAAGAAATTCTAGCCGAATCTTTTAAAAGAGAAACAGATTCTCTAAGAGAACTCAAACATCCCAATATTATTGAATTATTAGATTCAGGCATGGATTCTGAGGTAGGGCATTATTTTCTTGTCATGCCTTGGATGGAGAGCAATCTTCTCTCTCTTTTAGAAAAAGAACCCATAGAAGGATGGGATACCTACTGGACAGTTATTGGCCAACCTATTCTAGAAGCATTGGCCTTAGCTCATGAAAGAGGCTACATACATCGAGACGTTAAACCTAGTAATATACTCCTTGACAGTAACAGTCAAATCAAACTTGCTGATTTTGGCATATCAAAAATAAAAAAATATTTTACTCCTCTAGTTACTCTCGCAGATTTTACGTCAAGGCCCTATACACCACTAGATAGAAACTACGAAGAATATACTTCATATACCTATGCGCACGATGTATTTAGCTTTGGGGTAGTCACTCTAAGATGTTTGACTTCTACCCATCTAGCAGACTACCCAGATATTCAGCGAGCACTTGAAGAATTAGATGTCCACCCAAAAATCAAGGATATCATCGAACAGTCGGTTTCTTCTGATCCTGCCACAAGAGCACGTAATGCGGAAGTTCTATTGGCACAAATTGAAGCTATCCAAGGCCAAAGGAAGATAGCGTTTTCAGGCAAAAAGGAAACTTGCTATATAAGAGCAACAGATAAGGCAATGGAAAGACTGGTCGCAACATTAAAGCGTCCAGAACAAGAAGTTAGAAAAATTCTTATAGAAGATCTTAATGAAGCTTGTAGTGTTAGTCCCTACAGAAATAGAAATGCAGCTAATGAAAAAGAGGAATTTCCAGAAAATCATTATCAGTTATTTGGAGCGTCCTATTCTTACCATGTGGTTGCCGAAAATGAATGCCTTAGCATTTTAAATGCAAAATATTTGCCCAGTTCTACATTAGAAGGTCTACGAGAACGTTGCTGGAGTCCGAATTACTTATATAGCTTTAAGAAACCTGTTGACATAAGCAATGCCAAAAGAATTGTACAAGAATTAAAGATTGACACTGCTGAATTTGAAGCGGAAAAGCAACAAAGCCAGGCTGAACAAGAAAAAGAAAGATGCTTTAGAACTTGGAGTGATATCCTTAAAGCAAAAGAAGATTGGGAAAAAGATCAGGGATCTCCTATTCCCTATACTGGCTTTGAAAACGATGGAAGCCGAATACGGTTTGAGCTAGATGGCTTACCTGACCAAGATATCATTGGGCAGCCTCGCGAAGTAGTTAGAGAGAACGGCTCTAGCATTTTGAGTGGAGAAGTTGAACTAGCATCTGACGAAGAACTTGTTCTTTATATCCAACGCGGAGATCCTGATCAACTACCGAGAAAGGGAATTCTCCGCTTTGATAGCCAAGCTGCAAGGATTGCCATTAACCGTCAGAAGTCAGCTCTTGATGCAATTCGATTTGATCGAGCCGTTCGACCTAATCTTCGTGAGTTATTTGTAAAACCCGCTGAGGTAAGTATTCCTCAGTTAGTAGAATTTACAGATTGCTTCCAGGCTTTAAATCCTTCTCAAGAAGAAGCGGTTCAATCAGCTTTAGGGGCAGAAGATTTTTTAATTGTTGAGGGGCCTCCGGGAACTGGGAAAACAAGGTTCATTACAGAGGTTATTCTGCAAACCTTGAGAAATAATCCTCAAGCACGCATTCTACTTAGTTCTCAAACTCACGTTGCTCTTGATAATGCTCTTGAGCGTATTCAAGCCCAAGGACCTACACTTAAATTGGTAAGGATAGGCAAAGATGAAAAAGTTGCAGACAGCATGAAGCCTCTTAGGATTGAGGAGAAAATGGCTCACTGGAGGCAGGAAGTCAGCCAAAACAGTCAAGCTTTTCTTCAAGATTGGGCAAGCGAAAGAAAAATTTCTCCCAGTGACATCCAAATTGCTACACAGCTTCAGGAGTTGAAGATTGTCACCCTAAAATTAGAGACTCTTAGGACGGATGTAGAAAATCGTCAAAGAGAATTAGATGAATTAGCACCCGTTGATCCTAGAGATGGTAAAAGAAAGAGGAAAACAAATCTTCCTAACTCTTCTGAAGAACAAATTAGCTCAATTGAAGAAGAAATTAGCGATCTAAAAGGTAAGTCTAAGATTTTAAGAGGCCAAAAAGAAACAATATCTGAAGAGCTTCAAAATATTAGCGGTCAGAACAGCAAAAAATTTCAAAAATTATCTTCAAAAGAGCTTGATTCTCGATTAGGTCAATTGATTGATCTAAAAAATCCTGAGGCTCAGCTTCTGCAAAAACTATTAGTGATTCAAGCGGACTGGCTTGATAGATTTGGTAGAACCCATGAGTTTAATACATCACTCTTAAAACGGGCTCATGTAGTCGCTGGCACGTGCATCGGGATGCCTAGAGACGTTCAAGATATTGAATTTGATCTGTGTATTGTAGATGAGGCATCAAAAGCAACTGCGACAGAGGTTCTAGTTCCAATCTCTAGGTCTCATCGCTCAATATTAGTTGGTGACAGCAAACAACTTCCACCATTTCAAGATGAGGTTAGCGGAGACGCAAAATTTTTAAGTAAATATGGCTTAAAGTCAGAAGACATTCAAGAAACTCTATTTGACTTTCTGTTTGAACGTTTACCTGAAGGTTGTACTAAAAGCCTTTCTATTCAGCATAGAATGGTAAAACCTATTGGTGATTTAATAAGCCACTGTTTCTATGAAGATTTACTTCAGAGTAATGGTCCAGTCTTAGATACAAATCTGAGCAAGGTTTTACCAAGACCAGTTACTTGGCTTACCACAGCGGCTTTAAAGGAACGCAATGAGCAAAGGGAAATTCCAAGCTTCAAAAATGCTTGTGAGGTTTCCATCATTTTCAACTTGCTCAAAGAGTTGAATAAAATAGGAGAACAAGCTGAACGAAGCTATGAAGTAGCTATACTTACTGGATACACTGCCCAAAGAAAATTAATTAACCGACGACTATATCAGGAAGTTAATAAGCTCAATTTTTTATCTATTGAATGCAACACAGTAGATGCATTTCAAGGTCGAGAAGCTGATATTGCCATTTTCTCATTGACTCGTTCAAATCACAGAAATGAACTAGGTTTCTTAAACAAAAAAGAAAGATTAAATGTGGCTTTATCCAGAGGTAAATTAGGTTTGATCATTGTTGGCGATCATTATTTCTGTCGCTCTAAACCTACAAGCCCTTTGAATAAAATCATCGATCATATTGAAAACAATCCCGAAAGCTGTTGCTTAGTTGAGGCAAAGGTATGA
- a CDS encoding Eco57I restriction-modification methylase domain-containing protein, translated as MAIVAPFAAQTSTANHDDWWISLKHGGLLIAPSKLEEFFVAKQLVPLSRYIEDKLRRDVTRLQDGDQSQLGTLLDTVLEEVLGLSKDFWQKGTSVDRDWAQQAITREQIKPRRVWQDDRGAVLPVFVADGQDRSAQVARLGIGRGKRAVSRVIEWLRKADQKVALLTNGYQWRLIHAGADYDAWCEWDINLWFEEGRPGPQVTALRLLLGEASLRPEKAEVPSPLMAAIQSSRQGQAELSDVLGERVRKAVELLIRESSTALDEMFASVVNRESSVDGTADSTAHALLTPPSSRDIYIAASRIIMRCVVILFAEARDLLPRENPIYHNSYGIQGLREQLDRMAGGRASERLRNSYSAWPRMLALFRLVYEGSAHEAIPVPRYGGGLFTPGLDAATDPVLRALAALENPIHGPSDAVVTQILELLCRSKVKVRQGRRSTWVEAPVDFSDLSSEYIGILYEGLLDFELRRAAVDDPMIFLNLGDQPALPLTRLEGMDDNALSSLVEKLKQAAKPSASEEEDSEDEATEAEEEIEVEAETEEEEDAALDEIEDSQDDLIQNLRERAHQWAIRAVKAGKLVNKPRSRRADALATYEQQVSNTAKRLIAKTILPGEWFLVRWGGTRKGSGTFYTRPQLAVPTVQRTLLPLAYTPPVNEAGEPDEMAPMAQWRPKAPAVILALKVCDPACGSASFLIASLRFLVEALWSSLFEHGWLIEDGEQIRAGIPNDAQPEWFVECVKNLPLTVERAEEYSKPRLKRYVVERCIYGVDINPLAVELGRLALWVETMDRSLAFSFLDHKIKPGNSLVGCWFDQFQDYPIMAWEREAGDATHKGVHFAQKVWTKEIKRLRNDVVKEELRELLAGGVQLSMFENRLIQPPEQTHDELLATVEDIHTGVLNPEQQAVDYERSVRQKQALQELEWAFDCWCAVWFWKGNDMEVSPTPMQFVDPSPEVRAAVEQVAQEYQFFHWELEFPGVFREAGSGFDAVVGNPPWETLQPNSKEFFSNIDPLYRTYGKQEALAYQQQYFEADSSIEEDWMAYCANFKAWANWNRFSAYAFGDDEAAGSRFLLSRRKAEAELLATEWRNQRAKRTGYSDPEHSYRYQGEGKPYTYKMFSELSHALLRDGGRFSLIIPSSIYTDKGSSSLRRLFLNRCQWTHLYAFQNERFVFSAIDHRNKMAIISVNKGGYTESIATRFRLGPGDSPEAQELMTDALDDARFLSVPAAQIKRFSPNTGALLEIRTDRDLKILEEMYANGVLLGDDSPQGWGIQYRQGDFNMTSDSKLFPPRPKWEAQGYKPDEYGHWLKGKWQPYGGEPGIGSRESGVILSADSREAIHVNEVEDVALPLYQGVMIHQFNFSRKGWVSGTGLRAIWRDIPFEEKCLEPQFLIGVENYSENSKNSRGLRVSFRDIARSTDERTFISSLLPDLPCGNKVPILSATSPTPRNLELCSLINSFTFDFSLRSRLGGTSLNYFIVAELPLAKKIHQGLQIGAAQVNFVTPKFASEWLKLKQLTNPNMRWQQLWAIAPYERLRIRCVLDAVVAKLYGLDYEDFAWILQDCDHPSNHVSDSTFARTLEPKGFWRVDKEKDPELRHTVLSLIAFHDLKRLGLDAFLNLNNGEGWMLPETLRLADYGLGHGERAQNHQPVASRIGAETANLWESPDAPTLAPGSSLPMYAKYRFLPWQLQGTPADSWAECEMHAENLRRLLSTSTKEAGHSIPSAPPTKVIDNQGAPIQTDLFGNPTEIKTRRKG; from the coding sequence CCCTTTGCTGCTCAAACTAGCACTGCCAACCACGACGACTGGTGGATTTCGCTCAAGCATGGGGGCCTGCTGATTGCTCCCTCCAAACTAGAGGAGTTTTTTGTTGCCAAGCAGTTGGTGCCCCTGTCGCGCTACATCGAGGACAAGCTGCGGCGCGATGTCACCCGCTTGCAGGATGGCGATCAGAGCCAGCTTGGCACCCTGCTAGATACGGTGTTGGAAGAGGTGCTGGGGCTCTCGAAGGACTTTTGGCAAAAGGGCACATCTGTCGATCGCGACTGGGCACAGCAGGCCATTACCCGCGAGCAAATCAAGCCCCGCCGGGTTTGGCAAGACGATCGCGGGGCCGTACTGCCCGTATTTGTAGCCGATGGCCAGGATCGGAGCGCCCAGGTGGCGCGGCTGGGTATTGGCCGAGGCAAGCGGGCTGTATCGCGAGTGATCGAGTGGCTGCGCAAGGCCGATCAAAAGGTGGCTTTGCTCACCAACGGCTACCAGTGGCGGCTCATCCATGCCGGAGCTGACTACGATGCCTGGTGCGAATGGGATATCAACCTGTGGTTTGAGGAAGGGCGACCGGGGCCTCAGGTAACGGCCCTCCGGCTGCTGCTGGGGGAAGCGTCCCTTCGGCCCGAAAAGGCAGAGGTGCCCAGCCCATTGATGGCAGCGATTCAGTCCTCGCGCCAGGGGCAGGCAGAACTGTCGGACGTGTTGGGGGAACGGGTACGAAAAGCGGTAGAGCTGCTGATTCGGGAATCTTCGACAGCGTTGGATGAAATGTTTGCGTCAGTCGTCAATCGTGAGTCGTCAGTTGATGGAACTGCCGACTCCACGGCTCACGCTCTTTTGACTCCCCCCTCATCCCGTGACATCTACATCGCCGCCAGCCGCATCATCATGCGCTGTGTGGTGATTTTGTTTGCCGAGGCCCGCGATCTGCTGCCTCGGGAAAACCCGATCTATCACAATTCCTACGGCATCCAGGGGTTGCGAGAGCAGTTAGACCGTATGGCTGGGGGGCGAGCCTCAGAGCGGTTGCGCAATAGCTACAGTGCCTGGCCTCGAATGCTGGCGTTGTTTCGCTTGGTGTATGAGGGGTCGGCCCATGAGGCGATTCCGGTGCCGCGCTATGGGGGCGGGTTGTTTACACCAGGCTTGGATGCCGCAACCGACCCCGTACTCCGCGCCCTTGCTGCCTTAGAGAATCCGATCCATGGGCCATCGGATGCGGTGGTGACTCAAATTTTGGAACTGCTGTGTCGTAGCAAGGTGAAGGTGCGCCAGGGGCGGCGGAGTACCTGGGTAGAGGCTCCGGTAGACTTCTCCGATTTGTCGTCGGAGTACATTGGCATTCTCTACGAGGGCCTGCTCGATTTTGAACTGCGGCGGGCCGCTGTCGATGACCCAATGATTTTCCTCAACCTGGGCGATCAGCCTGCGTTGCCCCTGACGCGGCTGGAGGGGATGGATGATAATGCGCTGTCATCACTGGTGGAAAAGCTGAAGCAGGCCGCGAAGCCCAGCGCCAGCGAAGAGGAGGACTCTGAAGATGAGGCCACCGAGGCCGAGGAGGAGATTGAAGTCGAGGCCGAAACGGAGGAGGAGGAAGACGCTGCGCTAGATGAGATCGAAGATAGTCAGGATGACCTGATTCAAAACCTGCGGGAGAGGGCTCATCAGTGGGCCATCCGAGCGGTGAAGGCAGGCAAGCTGGTGAATAAGCCCCGCAGCAGGAGGGCGGATGCCCTAGCGACCTACGAACAGCAAGTGAGTAATACGGCCAAGCGCCTGATTGCTAAAACTATTTTGCCGGGGGAATGGTTTTTAGTGAGGTGGGGCGGTACCCGTAAGGGCTCGGGCACGTTCTACACGCGACCGCAGCTGGCGGTGCCGACGGTGCAGCGAACGTTGTTGCCGCTGGCCTATACCCCACCTGTCAATGAGGCAGGGGAGCCGGATGAGATGGCTCCGATGGCCCAGTGGAGGCCGAAGGCTCCGGCGGTAATTTTGGCGCTGAAGGTGTGTGACCCTGCCTGTGGGTCGGCGTCGTTCTTAATTGCGTCGCTGCGGTTTTTGGTGGAGGCGCTGTGGAGCAGCCTATTTGAGCATGGCTGGCTGATCGAAGATGGCGAGCAGATTAGGGCAGGCATTCCGAATGATGCTCAGCCGGAGTGGTTTGTGGAGTGTGTGAAGAATCTGCCGCTGACGGTGGAGAGGGCGGAGGAATATTCAAAGCCTCGGCTGAAGCGGTATGTAGTGGAGCGCTGCATTTATGGGGTGGATATTAACCCGCTGGCGGTGGAGCTGGGGCGACTGGCGCTGTGGGTGGAGACAATGGATCGGTCGCTGGCCTTTAGCTTTCTCGACCACAAGATCAAGCCAGGGAATTCGCTGGTGGGCTGCTGGTTCGACCAGTTTCAGGATTACCCGATTATGGCCTGGGAGCGGGAGGCGGGGGATGCTACCCACAAGGGGGTGCATTTTGCCCAAAAGGTATGGACGAAGGAAATTAAGCGTCTTCGCAATGACGTTGTTAAAGAGGAACTGCGGGAACTGCTGGCCGGTGGGGTGCAGCTCTCAATGTTTGAGAATCGACTGATTCAGCCGCCAGAGCAAACCCACGACGAGCTTCTGGCCACGGTGGAAGATATCCACACGGGGGTGCTGAACCCAGAACAGCAGGCGGTAGATTACGAGAGGTCTGTACGGCAGAAGCAGGCGCTTCAGGAGCTTGAGTGGGCGTTTGATTGCTGGTGTGCGGTGTGGTTTTGGAAGGGGAACGACATGGAGGTGTCGCCCACGCCGATGCAGTTTGTCGATCCATCGCCGGAGGTGAGGGCGGCGGTTGAACAGGTTGCCCAGGAGTATCAGTTTTTCCATTGGGAGCTGGAGTTTCCTGGCGTATTTAGAGAAGCAGGATCGGGGTTTGATGCCGTTGTGGGCAACCCTCCTTGGGAAACGCTACAGCCAAACTCCAAGGAATTTTTCTCCAACATTGACCCGCTGTATCGCACCTATGGCAAGCAGGAAGCGCTGGCCTATCAGCAGCAGTATTTTGAGGCAGACTCTTCTATTGAAGAAGACTGGATGGCTTACTGTGCCAATTTCAAGGCTTGGGCCAACTGGAATAGATTTTCAGCTTATGCTTTTGGCGATGATGAGGCAGCGGGTAGCAGGTTTTTGCTATCGCGGCGCAAGGCTGAGGCGGAACTGTTAGCAACAGAATGGCGAAATCAACGGGCTAAGCGAACGGGCTATAGCGATCCAGAGCATTCTTATAGGTATCAAGGCGAAGGAAAACCTTATACCTACAAGATGTTTTCAGAATTGAGCCATGCCTTACTAAGAGATGGTGGACGCTTTAGCCTCATTATTCCTTCGAGCATTTACACCGACAAAGGATCTAGTTCTCTCCGTAGGCTATTCCTAAACCGCTGCCAGTGGACCCATCTCTATGCGTTTCAAAATGAGCGGTTTGTTTTTAGTGCCATTGACCATCGCAACAAAATGGCTATCATCAGCGTGAATAAGGGTGGCTACACAGAATCTATTGCTACCCGGTTTCGTCTAGGGCCAGGAGATTCACCCGAAGCTCAAGAATTGATGACCGATGCCCTGGATGATGCTCGCTTTTTGTCGGTGCCTGCGGCGCAAATTAAGCGCTTTAGCCCCAACACAGGCGCTCTGCTCGAAATTCGCACCGATCGCGACCTAAAGATTCTCGAAGAGATGTACGCCAATGGTGTGCTGCTGGGCGACGACAGCCCCCAAGGCTGGGGCATCCAGTATCGCCAGGGCGACTTTAACATGACTAGCGACTCCAAACTCTTCCCCCCTCGCCCCAAGTGGGAAGCGCAGGGGTATAAGCCGGATGAGTATGGGCATTGGTTGAAAGGAAAGTGGCAACCCTATGGTGGGGAGCCGGGAATCGGGAGTCGGGAGTCGGGGGTGATTTTGTCGGCAGATAGCCGCGAGGCGATTCACGTTAACGAAGTCGAAGACGTTGCCTTACCCCTTTACCAAGGCGTGATGATTCACCAGTTCAATTTCTCCCGTAAAGGGTGGGTTAGCGGCACTGGATTAAGAGCTATCTGGCGCGATATTCCTTTTGAAGAAAAATGTTTAGAGCCCCAGTTTTTGATTGGAGTTGAGAACTATTCTGAGAACAGCAAAAACTCTAGAGGCTTGCGAGTAAGCTTTCGTGATATTGCTCGTTCGACTGATGAGCGGACTTTTATCAGTAGTCTGCTTCCTGATTTACCTTGCGGCAACAAAGTCCCAATCCTAAGTGCTACCAGTCCTACTCCGAGAAATTTAGAGTTATGCTCTTTGATTAACTCGTTTACTTTTGACTTTTCGCTCCGCTCAAGACTTGGCGGAACTTCCCTAAATTATTTCATTGTTGCTGAACTTCCATTAGCAAAAAAAATACACCAAGGTTTGCAAATTGGAGCAGCCCAAGTTAACTTTGTCACCCCAAAGTTCGCTTCAGAGTGGCTAAAACTAAAACAACTTACTAATCCGAATATGCGTTGGCAGCAACTATGGGCAATTGCCCCTTACGAGCGCCTACGCATCCGCTGCGTCCTCGATGCTGTCGTTGCCAAACTGTATGGGCTAGATTACGAAGACTTTGCCTGGATACTCCAAGACTGCGATCATCCCTCCAACCATGTCAGCGACAGCACCTTTGCCCGCACCCTTGAACCCAAAGGCTTCTGGCGAGTAGACAAAGAAAAAGACCCCGAACTGCGCCACACCGTCCTCTCCCTCATCGCCTTCCACGACCTCAAACGCCTCGGCCTCGACGCTTTCCTCAACCTCAACAACGGCGAAGGCTGGATGCTGCCCGAAACCCTCCGTCTCGCCGACTATGGTCTGGGGCATGGCGAGCGCGCCCAAAACCATCAACCCGTCGCCTCCAGAATTGGCGCAGAAACCGCCAACCTCTGGGAATCGCCAGATGCACCTACCCTGGCTCCTGGCTCCTCGCTCCCAATGTACGCCAAATACCGCTTCCTCCCCTGGCAACTCCAAGGCACCCCCGCCGACTCCTGGGCCGAATGCGAAATGCACGCGGAGAATTTGAGGAGACTTCTCAGTACGTCTACCAAAGAAGCTGGGCACTCTATACCGAGTGCTCCTCCTACCAAAGTTATCGACAATCAGGGGGCTCCGATACAAACAGATTTATTTGGCAATCCAACCGAGATTAAGACTCGTAGAAAAGGCTAA